In bacterium, the genomic window TAGATGCAGGAGCAGTCACTTTTCAAGCCGGGGTCGAACCAAAGAAAATTGAGGAGGCAATCAAGGTTGTTTTGGCAGAGCTCAACAAAATAGCTGAGAAGGGGCTTTCTAGTGTAGAATTAAACAAAGCCAAAGAGTATATGAAAGGAAAACTTGTCCTTGGCTTGGAGGACTCAAGGGATGTGGCCATGATGTTTGGTCTGGAACAACTTCTGGAAAAGAAGACACGGACTCCGGAGAATATAGCTTCAGAAATTGATAAAGTAAGAGAGGAAGATGTTCAAGAAATGGCCAAGAATTTATTCAAAAACGAAGGCCTGAATTTAGCCGTAATTGGCCCTTTTAAAGACCAAGAAAATTTTGCTAGTATCACTAAACTTTAAAAATATCGTAAGAGCAACTAATAGAGAGCAAATTAGCAATTGTGCAAACTAATTGCTAGGTTAAAACTCAAACCTAGAAGGAGGTAAAAAGTGGAAAAAGTTGTTGTCATTATCAAACCAGATGGAGTCAAAAGAGCCCTAGTGGGTGAAATTATTGGCCGACTTGAAAAAGTTGGCCTGAAGATAGTTGCGATCAAGATGCTTTTGCCGGGTCGCGAGTTAGTAGAGAAGCATTATCCAGACAACCGAACTGAATTTTTGAAGGGAATGGGGGAGAAGACTCTCAAAATTTACGCTGATTTCGGCAAAGACCCGAAAGATGTTTTTGGCACAGTTGATCCTCTAGAAATCGGGAGAAAAATTAACACTTGGAATGCCGATTTCTTTACTTCTGGGCCAGTGGTGGCGATGCTGCTTTCGGGTCGTCATGCGGTCGAGAACGCACGAACCGTTGGTGGGGCGACGATGCCGATGGCCGCTATTCCGGGAACCATTAGAGGCGATTTTGCTAGTGATTCAGCTGCCTATGCCAACCCAGAAAAAAGAGCAGTCCAAAACTTAGTTCATATCTCTGGTTCAGCGCAAGAAGCAGAGTATGAGGAAGACATTTGGTTCAAAGAAGAGGAAAAAAACTCTTACAAAAGGGCCGATGAAGGCTTAGTTTAGTTAGTTGGGTCGACCTTGTAATTATAACCGGTTGTTCCACAGATAGTTACACTTGGATCCTGATAGTGGACATCACCGCTTGCTGGGGCGATTTCGAGACGTGCGTAGAGAGTAAAGGTTTGATTGGCACTAGCACTTTTGTAGCAATAGGTTGGCCAAGAATTCCTCGCCAGCGGATCCTTTGGCATGTCCGAGAGGTAAGTTTTACTCGTCCCGCCACTTATCGGAGTACAACTGAAAGCATTAACTTGTGTACTGTTGCTCCAAGTTACATTACCACTTACACAATTAAATCTAGTTCCCCCGGTGGTATCCGCAGGGTCGTTAGCCGGGTACTGGTTTCCGTCGGCATAATATTTCGCTAGTTCAGCTTGAATCACCTTTAAATCTGTAATTCTCTGAGTATCGCGGCCTTTTCTCTGAGCAGTTGTGTAAGAGGCTGCACCAAGAGAAATCAAAATAGCAATGATCGCAACTACGATCAGAAGCTCTATTAGAGTAAACCCTGACTGCGTCAGCGACTGCTTCGCTAATCGCGAAGTAAACCCTGCGGATTTATTTGACTTACTTTTTGGCAGCATACTTCTTTAATTAAAAGGCAAACTAGGTTTAAAGTCAACCTTCCTCGAAGAAATCTTCTTTAGCCACGAATTAAACAGGCAAGCTGACAAGAAATTGCGATCGAAAGCCAGTGTACTAGCTAAATTAACTTTTTTTCCAGTTTACCTCAGAGTAAAGTAATTTATCGAAATAAGCTTGTATACCTGTTTTTACCGCAGGTATAAGGTTGTTTGGAAGCTCATCTAAAGGAAACCAAGAAAGGTCGTCGCATTTATCAGGTTCTAAGTTTTTTGCTTCTCCCGACCAAGATTTTGCAAAAAAGAATATATCAAAACGTTCCTCATCACCGCTTAAACGGTGCATCAAATGATAGAAATCAAGATCTTTTTCTTTTATATCAACACCAATCTCTTCTTTAGCTTCCCGAACTGCTGCTTGAGTTGCTCTTTCACCTTGATCTACATGGCCGCCGATAAGGGTGTAGTTCCCATCCTCATAACCAGTTTTGTAGCGCCTTTGAAGGAGAACTTTGTTGT contains:
- a CDS encoding nucleoside-diphosphate kinase; this translates as MEKVVVIIKPDGVKRALVGEIIGRLEKVGLKIVAIKMLLPGRELVEKHYPDNRTEFLKGMGEKTLKIYADFGKDPKDVFGTVDPLEIGRKINTWNADFFTSGPVVAMLLSGRHAVENARTVGGATMPMAAIPGTIRGDFASDSAAYANPEKRAVQNLVHISGSAQEAEYEEDIWFKEEEKNSYKRADEGLV
- a CDS encoding prepilin-type N-terminal cleavage/methylation domain-containing protein; protein product: MLPKSKSNKSAGFTSRLAKQSLTQSGFTLIELLIVVAIIAILISLGAASYTTAQRKGRDTQRITDLKVIQAELAKYYADGNQYPANDPADTTGGTRFNCVSGNVTWSNSTQVNAFSCTPISGGTSKTYLSDMPKDPLARNSWPTYCYKSASANQTFTLYARLEIAPASGDVHYQDPSVTICGTTGYNYKVDPTN
- a CDS encoding NUDIX domain-containing protein; the encoded protein is MKDYHKVIPAVYLLFIQDNKVLLQRRYKTGYEDGNYTLIGGHVDQGERATQAAVREAKEEIGVDIKEKDLDFYHLMHRLSGDEERFDIFFFAKSWSGEAKNLEPDKCDDLSWFPLDELPNNLIPAVKTGIQAYFDKLLYSEVNWKKS